A part of Cotesia glomerata isolate CgM1 linkage group LG4, MPM_Cglom_v2.3, whole genome shotgun sequence genomic DNA contains:
- the LOC123264033 gene encoding uncharacterized protein LOC123264033: MPMPEPKRKKPLKLIRPNALIIRPAEKAKYAEILRRIKKDVSDEQVRTTVDKINKTRSGDLLITISRKSVDKGQGLQQTIANILKEEAKAALHTVTKELCEIPPETIKIRKAYRGTQTAVVTLPAAAAQKILEESGKIRIGWVNCRIRATRKPTQCYKCWHFGHHGSQCRSKTDRSKLCIRCGQEGHKIADCKNPPKCVLCAENKSAENAAHHAGTYRCPLNLNHCEAAHDLLVQTVRELELDLVIIAEPYRHLNNQPWETDSTTKAVIWSCGKLPFQSIVSNDSIGFVAASINDIRFYSCYAPPSLSIADFTDFLDRLTEDAKQYYPVAIAGDFNSWAVDWGSKQTNARGKALREAMASLDVVLLNIGGTPTYTKGEASSIIDLTFVSSSLLKGNYSWEVLNTYTGSDHSAILWEISAGRNPQRATRQTNAAGWKVKDFDSEALVVALDIDSTIITGNAVEKTKNLMTRIAQACDTCMPRKRGINKRPSVHWWNDQINALRTACHKKRRLSQRGHRRPNSAELVAEYKKAHRELNNAIKDSKRRCWKELVDEVEKDPWGRPPVGSAQTPYRHSSFCLH, from the exons ATGCCCATGCCGGAACCTAAGCGCAAAAAACCGctcaaattgatcagacccaacgcactgatcatccgcccggccgagaaagCAAAGTACGCCGAGATTCTGCGGCGCATAAAGAAGGACGTCTCTGATGAGCAGGTTCGCACAACGGTGGacaagatcaacaagaccagaagcgGGGACTTGCTGATTACGATTTCGCGGAAGAGCGTGGACAAAGGCCAAGGCCTGCAACAGACCATCGCAAACATtcttaaggaggaggccaaa gctgccCTGCATACGGTAACCAAGGAGCTCTGCGAAATACCACCAGAGACAATCAAGATCCGCaaagcctacagaggtacccaAACCGCTGTCGTGACACTACCGGCTGCAGCAGCTCAGAAGATATTAGAAGAAAGCGGTAAAATCCGAATTGGCTGGGTCAACTGCCGAATTAGAGCCACGAGGAAACCTACCCAATGTtacaaatgctggcatttcgggcaccacggatcccagtgcagaagCAAGACAGATCGATCCAAGCTATGCATCAGATGCGGCCAAgaaggacacaagattgcGGACTGTAAAAACCCACCGAAGtgtgtattatgcgcggaAAATAAGAGCGCAGAGAACGCTGCCCATCACGCTGGCACATACAGGTGCCCG CTTAACCTCAATCACTGTGAGgccgcgcatgacctgctcgtGCAGACCGTGCGTGAATTAGAGcttgatttagtaataatagcagagccatacagacaCCTGAATAACCAACCTTGGGAAActgacagcaccaccaaggctgtcatctggtcctgtggCAAACTCCCCTTCCAGAGCATAGTGAGCAATGATAGcatcggctttgtagcagcgtCTATTAACGACATCCGTTTTTatagttgctatgcaccacctagcctttcCATTGCCGACTTTACTGACttcctggatcgactgaccgaaGACGCAAAGCAATACTACCCAGTAGCTATAGCAGgggacttcaattcctgggcggtagactggggcagcaagcagactaATGCGCGAGGTAAGGCACTACGTGAAGCAATGGCCTCACTGGACGTTGTCCTTCTCAACATCGGTGGGACACCAACATATACCAAGGGAGAGGCTAGTTCGATAATAGACCTCAcattcgtcagcagcagcttATTGAAAGGAAACTATTCTTGGGAAGTCTTAAACACCTACACTGGCAGCGACCACAGTGCTATACTTTGGGAAATATCGGCTGGCCGGAACCCTCAAAGAGCAACTAGACAAACTAATGCAgctggatggaaagtgaaagACTTTGACTCGGAAGCTTTGGTAGTAGCCTTAGACATTGACTCGACCATCATCACAGGAAATGCTGTAGAGAAGACGAAGAACTTAATGACAAGAATTGCCCAGGcgtgcgacacctgcatgccccgtaagCGTGGCATCAATAAAAGAccatcggtgcactggtggaatgatcagaTTAACGCTCTTCGCACAGCTTGTCACAAAAAGAGAAGATTATCACAGCGTGGCcaccgacgacctaactctgcggagctggtcgcagaatacaaaaagGCCCATCGAGAACTGAACAACgccatcaaagatagcaaaagaCGCTGTTGGAAGGAACTCGTCGATGAAGTAGAAAAGGacccatggggcagacc ACCCGTTGGATCTGCGCAAACTCCGTATCGGCACTCTTCATTTTGTTTGCATTAG